The following coding sequences lie in one Miscanthus floridulus cultivar M001 chromosome 9, ASM1932011v1, whole genome shotgun sequence genomic window:
- the LOC136482362 gene encoding uncharacterized protein isoform X1 has translation MRCEMANQLHLHQSGIMSEASSSTVRTRRPSASRDAMQPRPLAVVAAGTVPTGVDLEAPIDDVTGLPLIMCPDCRDVRVFAATTIYSNNIGKRYFKCPRKTYTNATCSRYWFEEEYVVFLRDNGYLPPATSTIAAVSTGEVPELMGKIESLEHNLNNLKEIVVKNSEGMGSCICLVCGCLNVTVFLVLAIFFVVAFVLK, from the exons ATGCGATGTGAAATGGCTAATCAGCTGCATCTGCATCAATCAGGTATAATGTCAGAGGCCTCATCGTCTACTGTTCGTACTCGGCGGCCAAGCGCATCAAGGGATGCCATGCAACCCAGACCTCTAGCTGTTGTTGCTGCAGGCACGGTGCCTACTGGTGTCGATCTGGAGGCGCCGATCGATGATGTGACTGGGTTGCCGTTGATAATGTGCCCGGATTGCAGGGATGTGAGGGTGTTTGCTGCGACTACCATCTACTCCAATAACATTGGAAAGAGATATTTCAAGTGCCCCAGGAAGACCTATACAAAT GCAACATGTAGTCGGTATTGGTTCGAGGAAGAATATGTGGTCTTCCTTCGTGATAATGGATATCTACCGCCAGCTACCTCGACCATTGCAGCAGTTTCGACGGGAGAAGTTCCAGAGCTCATGGGAAAAATTGAGAGCTTGGAGCACAATCTGAACAATTTGAAGGAAATTGTTGTCAAGAACAGTGAAGGCATGGGAAGCTGCATTTGTCTAGTGTGTGGATGTCTAAATGTAACAGTATTCCTAGTATTGGCCATCTTCTTCGTTGTAGCTTTTGTGTTGAAGTAG
- the LOC136480269 gene encoding uncharacterized protein, with protein MVWFVLNNCDEVDEYKDLYREELEHQQVNDIEKVMSKQFAAWFEKHITRLKCQGTTHIDEDLYSLACRPINRVRSYTACVINGVRYHTKAREEHRKTQNSTIKTGGTHTDGTIDFYGTITDIIELTYAKNSKGNRTVILLRCEWYNLEGRAYKMKDDGYFKSINIQGRWYKNDPFILATEAEQVFFLEDTKLGPSWRVVQDFGHRHIFNVEESNTNQPIHEQVQMRCQEAYQEENTSSRDGIVGDIYPELDLLHMDQPGSPVSRDLVESIRRQEHILHGEETYDEDEDDEDETFLEYHSPDEGNMSDEDIDDD; from the exons ATGGTTTGGTTTGTTTTAAATAATTGTGACGaggttgatgaatacaaaga CTTGTACAGGGAAGAATTAGAACACCAACAAGTCAATGATATTGAAAAAGTGATGTCAAAACAATTCGCTGCATGGTTCGAGAAACAT ATCACCAGATTGAAATGCCAAGGCACAACTCACATTGATGAAGACCTATACTCACTTGCATGTCGGCCGATCAACCGTGTGCGTTCATACACAGCATGTGTAATCAATGGGGTAAGGTACCACACTAAGGCTCGTGAGGAACATAGGAAGACACAAAACTCCACCATAAAAACTGGAGGTACTCACACAGATGGCACAATTGACTTCTATGGCACAATCACAGACATTATTGAGTTGACTTATGCTAAGAACAGCAAAGGAAATAGGACTGTTATCTTATTGCGGTGTGAATGGTACAATCTTGAGGGAAGGGCAtacaagatgaaagatgatggttaTTTCAAGAGTATTAACATCCAAGGCCGATGGTATAAGAATGACCCTTTCATTCTAGCCACAGAAGCTGAACAAGTATTTTTCTTGGAAGATACAAAGTTAGGTCCATCCTGGAGAGTGGTACAAGATTTTGGCCACCGACATATTTTTAATGTTGAAGAGTCCAACACAAACCAACCAATCCATGAACAAGTCCAGATGAGATGTCAGGAGGCATACCAAGAGGAGAATACTTCTTCCAGAGATGGTATAGTTGGGGACATTTATCCTGAATTGGATTTGCTGCACATGGATCAACCAGGCAGCCCTGTCAGTAGAGACCTTGTCGAGAGCATCCGTCGACAGGAACATATACTTCACGGTGAGGAAACATACGACGAAGATGAAGATGACGAAGATGAAACCTTCCTTGAGTACCATAGTCCAGATGAAGGAAATATGTCTGATGAAGACATTGATGATGACTAA
- the LOC136482362 gene encoding uncharacterized protein isoform X2 — MSEASSSTVRTRRPSASRDAMQPRPLAVVAAGTVPTGVDLEAPIDDVTGLPLIMCPDCRDVRVFAATTIYSNNIGKRYFKCPRKTYTNATCSRYWFEEEYVVFLRDNGYLPPATSTIAAVSTGEVPELMGKIESLEHNLNNLKEIVVKNSEGMGSCICLVCGCLNVTVFLVLAIFFVVAFVLK; from the exons ATGTCAGAGGCCTCATCGTCTACTGTTCGTACTCGGCGGCCAAGCGCATCAAGGGATGCCATGCAACCCAGACCTCTAGCTGTTGTTGCTGCAGGCACGGTGCCTACTGGTGTCGATCTGGAGGCGCCGATCGATGATGTGACTGGGTTGCCGTTGATAATGTGCCCGGATTGCAGGGATGTGAGGGTGTTTGCTGCGACTACCATCTACTCCAATAACATTGGAAAGAGATATTTCAAGTGCCCCAGGAAGACCTATACAAAT GCAACATGTAGTCGGTATTGGTTCGAGGAAGAATATGTGGTCTTCCTTCGTGATAATGGATATCTACCGCCAGCTACCTCGACCATTGCAGCAGTTTCGACGGGAGAAGTTCCAGAGCTCATGGGAAAAATTGAGAGCTTGGAGCACAATCTGAACAATTTGAAGGAAATTGTTGTCAAGAACAGTGAAGGCATGGGAAGCTGCATTTGTCTAGTGTGTGGATGTCTAAATGTAACAGTATTCCTAGTATTGGCCATCTTCTTCGTTGTAGCTTTTGTGTTGAAGTAG